Proteins from a single region of Gordonia hongkongensis:
- a CDS encoding GAP family protein, whose translation MGPVLGELLPLVVGVAVSPIPIIAAILMLLGRHARTTSIGFAIGWLVGIVVAVAVFVALGSAVDLDGSSSSTGWVKIALGVVLLAVGLRQWRSRHAESATPKWMSAIDEMRPVTAMGIAFALAAINPKNLVLCAAAGVSIASGALSMPQDVIAVAVFALLASTSVVVPVVGYQLAAARLREPLDRLKSWLQANNATVMAVLILVIGVVLVGKGIGGAS comes from the coding sequence ATGGGACCCGTGCTCGGTGAGTTGTTACCCCTTGTGGTCGGTGTCGCGGTGTCGCCGATTCCGATCATCGCGGCGATCCTCATGCTCCTGGGACGCCATGCGCGCACGACGAGTATCGGTTTCGCGATCGGCTGGCTTGTCGGCATCGTCGTCGCGGTGGCCGTCTTCGTGGCCCTCGGAAGCGCCGTCGACCTCGACGGATCGTCGTCGAGCACCGGTTGGGTGAAGATCGCGCTCGGTGTCGTCCTGCTCGCCGTGGGGTTGCGTCAGTGGCGTTCCCGGCACGCGGAGTCAGCGACGCCGAAATGGATGTCGGCCATCGACGAGATGCGTCCGGTGACCGCCATGGGTATCGCGTTCGCGCTGGCGGCGATCAATCCGAAGAATCTCGTTCTCTGCGCGGCGGCGGGTGTCTCGATCGCCTCGGGTGCGCTGTCGATGCCGCAGGACGTGATCGCGGTGGCGGTCTTCGCACTCCTGGCCTCGACCTCGGTCGTGGTCCCGGTCGTGGGCTACCAGCTCGCCGCGGCCCGCCTGCGCGAACCACTCGACCGCCTCAAGTCGTGGCTGCAGGCGAACAACGCGACGGTGATGGCGGTGCTGATCCTGGTCATCGGAGTCGTGTTGGTCGGCAAGGGAATCGGCGGCGCGAGCTGA
- a CDS encoding alpha/beta hydrolase family protein: MNPHGNTSKPRSAHLARALAAAVALTIVVAPAAFGMTATAAAEPTPGTSTPGVAEPSAEPSSTDNSAPADDNAGTVDTRGPGQTPGAVYANRELPRARTVAGAGSGNDFTYWSTGADGKAHLSSGVLMVPAGRAPAGGWPIVAWAHGSRGIADRCAPSSRPTAEDTDELKRWLGRGYAVVSTDYAGVGTPGTPQYYDLEATARNIVDAVRASRDIADNLSRSWAVVGEGQGAAAAITLARLAPTIQGGKLDFQGAAASSIPAQFGSLVANLGPSSAAMPSGLAADALYTLSAIRNAHSDLDLDAYLTDTGKKWLTKAAASCVTEFVREVDGLAIGSLFTKPLSGNTELTALLTKATELPTRGFERPVLMTQTLQDTSVVVPLTLKYLNDARVGDSKVSARTYLTLDGAQSKRFSDTDIRAFVARVLR, encoded by the coding sequence ATGAACCCCCACGGCAACACTTCGAAACCACGGAGTGCCCACCTCGCACGCGCCCTCGCGGCCGCAGTCGCGCTCACGATCGTCGTGGCCCCGGCCGCCTTCGGCATGACGGCGACGGCCGCGGCCGAACCTACTCCGGGAACATCGACGCCAGGCGTGGCCGAGCCGTCGGCAGAACCGTCGTCGACGGACAACAGCGCGCCCGCCGACGACAATGCGGGCACCGTCGACACGCGAGGTCCGGGACAGACGCCGGGCGCCGTCTACGCCAATCGCGAACTCCCCCGGGCACGTACGGTCGCGGGCGCCGGGTCCGGAAACGACTTCACGTACTGGAGCACCGGCGCCGACGGCAAGGCCCATCTGTCCTCGGGCGTGTTGATGGTGCCGGCCGGGCGGGCGCCGGCCGGCGGTTGGCCGATCGTCGCCTGGGCCCACGGTTCGCGCGGCATCGCCGACCGGTGCGCACCGTCGTCGCGGCCCACCGCCGAGGACACCGATGAGCTCAAGCGATGGCTCGGTCGTGGATATGCCGTCGTCAGTACCGATTACGCGGGTGTCGGGACCCCCGGCACGCCGCAGTACTACGATCTCGAGGCCACTGCTCGCAACATCGTCGACGCGGTGCGCGCCTCTCGGGACATCGCCGACAACCTGTCGCGCTCGTGGGCAGTGGTCGGCGAGGGCCAGGGAGCCGCGGCCGCGATCACGCTGGCCCGACTGGCCCCGACCATCCAGGGCGGCAAGCTCGACTTCCAGGGTGCCGCAGCGAGTTCGATTCCCGCCCAGTTCGGTTCGCTCGTGGCCAATCTCGGGCCGTCGTCCGCGGCGATGCCGTCCGGGCTGGCCGCCGACGCGCTGTACACGCTGAGCGCGATCCGCAACGCGCACTCCGACCTCGATCTCGACGCCTACCTCACCGACACCGGCAAGAAATGGCTGACCAAGGCCGCCGCGTCGTGTGTCACCGAGTTCGTGCGTGAGGTGGACGGTCTCGCCATCGGTTCGCTGTTCACCAAACCGCTGTCGGGGAACACCGAACTCACCGCCCTGCTGACCAAGGCGACCGAGCTGCCCACTCGCGGCTTCGAGCGTCCGGTCCTGATGACGCAGACCCTGCAGGACACCTCCGTCGTCGTACCGCTCACCCTCAAGTACCTCAACGACGCCCGGGTCGGCGACAGCAAGGTGTCGGCGCGTACCTATCTGACGCTCGACGGTGCCCAGTCGAAGCGGTTCTCCGACACCGACATCCGCGCGTTCGTCGCCCGCGTCCTGCGGTGA
- a CDS encoding lysoplasmalogenase family protein → MNRTFRIAYAATAAAATIAGSAGDRRSAAITKPLPIALLAARVAAGARRRPVADTVALASVVGFSALGDRFMLQEEFEHDDPATKDRFLRRGATSFAGAQLSYAVAMWRAGARPTVRSVAPRVGVLAESATVLSRHRPALLPVLGTYGNTLATMSALAADVPTPQPRLRAGGWFFLLSDLAIINRRHLVTDPRLRVAGEAWVLASYFTAQYLLIGGLADR, encoded by the coding sequence GTGAACCGAACGTTCCGGATCGCCTATGCGGCCACTGCCGCGGCAGCGACGATCGCCGGGTCGGCCGGTGATCGACGCAGCGCCGCGATCACCAAACCGCTGCCGATCGCGCTTCTCGCGGCGCGGGTGGCCGCCGGAGCACGACGCCGCCCGGTCGCCGACACCGTCGCCCTGGCGTCCGTCGTCGGGTTCTCCGCGCTCGGCGACCGGTTCATGTTGCAGGAGGAATTCGAACACGACGACCCGGCCACGAAGGATCGTTTTCTCCGCAGGGGTGCAACGTCTTTCGCGGGCGCACAGTTGAGCTACGCGGTCGCGATGTGGCGTGCCGGCGCACGACCGACGGTTCGGTCCGTCGCGCCGCGGGTGGGCGTTCTCGCCGAGTCGGCGACGGTGCTGAGCCGACACCGCCCTGCCCTGCTGCCGGTTCTGGGGACGTACGGCAACACGCTCGCGACGATGTCGGCGCTGGCGGCGGACGTGCCGACGCCGCAACCGCGCTTGCGGGCGGGCGGGTGGTTCTTCCTGCTCTCCGACCTCGCGATCATCAATCGACGACACCTGGTCACCGACCCTCGACTCCGGGTGGCAGGCGAGGCCTGGGTGCTCGCAAGCTATTTCACCGCGCAGTACCTGCTGATCGGCGGACTCGCCGACCGGTGA
- a CDS encoding HhH-GPD-type base excision DNA repair protein codes for MPKIQIAQEPAADELLSNDSFALLTGMLLDQQFPMERAFAGPAKIRDRFGTMDPVEIADADPEAFADLCATPPAIHRYGRSMAGRVQTLAKVVAEEYGGDAARIWTEAADGADLMKRLRALPGFGDQKAKIFVALVAKQLDVKPSGWTKVAGDYSKKGFRSVADVTGPESLQKVRDFKKAAKAAKAAEAPATGAR; via the coding sequence ATGCCGAAGATCCAGATCGCGCAGGAACCCGCGGCCGACGAACTCCTGTCGAACGATTCGTTCGCCCTCCTCACGGGAATGCTCCTCGACCAGCAGTTCCCGATGGAACGGGCCTTCGCCGGGCCGGCCAAGATCCGTGACCGGTTCGGCACGATGGATCCGGTCGAGATCGCCGACGCCGACCCCGAGGCGTTCGCCGACCTGTGTGCCACTCCCCCGGCAATCCACCGCTACGGTCGGTCGATGGCCGGCCGGGTCCAGACGCTCGCGAAAGTCGTCGCCGAGGAGTACGGCGGCGACGCCGCGCGCATCTGGACCGAGGCCGCCGACGGCGCGGACCTGATGAAGCGATTGCGCGCCCTGCCCGGGTTCGGCGACCAGAAGGCCAAGATCTTCGTCGCGCTCGTCGCCAAGCAGCTCGACGTCAAGCCGTCGGGCTGGACCAAGGTCGCCGGCGACTACAGCAAGAAGGGGTTCCGGTCGGTGGCCGACGTGACCGGCCCGGAGTCGCTGCAGAAGGTCCGCGACTTCAAGAAGGCGGCGAAGGCCGCCAAGGCGGCAGAGGCACCGGCGACCGGTGCGCGGTAG
- a CDS encoding HNH endonuclease signature motif containing protein has translation MGAWTDLPGEFLAGVDPACPADADTATHMQRLGSIRAGESYLAWCRYQTILVLCDRLLTTVGNSYVSDGFGDIVARVSREAGITRYRAGMLVDEALCLRDRLPRVLETLRDGIIGPHQIREIIGRTHLVSDDHLLDPDDPDSRRIIEVLDESIADLLRSRSGSWSTSGLRDMIDRLVFGHDADAVRERRREALDKRGVWTENHGDGTGEITAVMAAENIRASNASVRELAASVCDRDGRTLGERKSDAMYALLTRTAFTCACGQSDCTATPPDPAGATAGTEIVIHVVTDADTLAGGSGPGWVDGHGVISDEHVRDLAARPDATIRPVTPVRTPPSHVVAGEGGYDDEPTRTANIAAPQQATDDADTNADAGGAGDASAPPTSATPSTEPPSSEMVVVYPAALPGDPYRPTSACAEFVRVRDGYCTEPGCTRSAFTADVDHVAEYDHARPARGGATSSENLNAKCRPGHLHKTHGDWTDVQYRDDEGRLVTEYVTPEGFVIPGEAETLEDLFPNLRRIRFEQAAKAPPTPRIIVPERQGRQQQGRQPRTITERTAAKHAKRREERARNKAQREANRRARTEAAHHQATTHDDEPPPF, from the coding sequence GTGGGGGCATGGACGGATCTGCCGGGCGAGTTCCTCGCCGGGGTCGATCCTGCCTGTCCGGCCGATGCCGACACCGCCACCCATATGCAGCGTCTGGGGTCGATCCGCGCGGGCGAGTCGTATCTGGCGTGGTGCCGCTACCAGACGATCCTGGTGCTCTGCGATCGGCTGTTGACCACTGTCGGCAACAGTTACGTGTCCGACGGTTTCGGTGACATCGTCGCCCGGGTCTCGCGCGAGGCCGGGATCACCCGCTACCGGGCGGGGATGCTGGTTGACGAGGCGTTGTGTCTGCGTGACCGGTTGCCGCGGGTGTTGGAGACGTTGCGCGACGGCATCATCGGGCCGCACCAGATCCGGGAGATCATCGGCCGCACGCATTTGGTGTCCGATGATCACCTTCTCGACCCCGACGACCCCGACAGCCGCCGGATCATCGAGGTGCTCGACGAATCGATCGCCGACCTGCTGCGCTCTCGGTCCGGGTCGTGGTCGACGTCGGGTTTGCGCGACATGATCGACCGCCTGGTCTTCGGTCACGACGCCGACGCCGTCCGGGAACGGCGCCGCGAAGCGCTCGACAAACGCGGGGTGTGGACCGAGAACCACGGTGACGGGACCGGTGAGATCACCGCGGTCATGGCCGCCGAGAACATCCGGGCTTCCAACGCCTCGGTACGGGAGTTGGCCGCATCAGTGTGCGACCGGGATGGCCGCACCCTCGGGGAACGCAAGTCCGACGCGATGTACGCGTTGCTCACCCGAACAGCGTTCACGTGTGCGTGCGGTCAGTCCGACTGCACCGCAACACCGCCCGATCCTGCCGGCGCCACCGCGGGTACCGAGATCGTGATTCACGTGGTGACCGACGCCGACACCCTGGCCGGCGGGTCCGGACCCGGCTGGGTCGACGGGCACGGGGTGATTTCCGACGAGCATGTGCGCGACCTCGCCGCCCGGCCCGACGCGACCATCAGACCGGTCACCCCGGTCCGCACACCACCGTCGCATGTCGTCGCCGGCGAGGGCGGATACGACGACGAGCCCACGCGGACGGCGAACATCGCCGCGCCACAGCAGGCTACAGATGACGCCGACACCAACGCCGATGCCGGCGGCGCGGGTGACGCGTCGGCACCCCCGACTTCGGCCACACCGTCGACGGAGCCGCCGTCGTCGGAGATGGTGGTGGTCTACCCGGCTGCCCTGCCTGGTGACCCGTATCGTCCGACGAGTGCATGTGCGGAGTTCGTGCGGGTGCGCGACGGCTACTGCACCGAGCCGGGTTGCACGCGTTCGGCATTCACCGCCGATGTCGATCACGTCGCCGAGTACGACCACGCCCGACCGGCACGCGGGGGTGCGACCTCGAGTGAGAACCTCAACGCCAAATGCCGTCCCGGTCATCTCCACAAGACCCACGGTGACTGGACCGATGTGCAGTACCGCGACGACGAGGGCCGCCTGGTCACCGAATACGTCACGCCCGAGGGCTTTGTGATCCCCGGCGAGGCCGAAACCCTCGAAGACCTCTTCCCCAACCTGCGTCGCATCCGGTTCGAACAAGCCGCGAAAGCCCCACCGACACCGCGGATCATCGTGCCCGAACGGCAAGGCAGACAACAACAAGGCCGACAACCGCGCACGATCACCGAACGCACCGCCGCCAAACACGCGAAGCGGCGAGAAGAACGCGCCCGCAACAAGGCACAACGCGAAGCGAACCGGCGCGCCCGGACCGAGGCAGCCCACCATCAAGCGACAACCCACGACGACGAGCCCCCGCCATTCTGA
- a CDS encoding WS/DGAT domain-containing protein gives MHRMAAADAVSYWMSQRIPNDEFLVYCFAVPRSSIEDCAARLRLRAAHVDDLCLRIRDVPGTADRPYWESVRPADDQVRVAPSSRTWSSCLTEIAGLIAQPLDPTREAWRAHLFGPVVDVPAATGPVVVVVLQVCHALGDGRRMSRIARDWFTAPATPRRPVSEVRSPNHEMLLDAGTVLGGVLRFPGEFVATAWRGVRAARLASASVPGTAGYAPTRLNVPPGPRRTLRVLVVERDQLSGPGVPVTVAVLTAISVALPEYLGDRDRRYGAELTVGRGGERRARNHFRNAGIDLHIDIDDLGERARLIGAEIAAARAAEADPLRAAQRRASESTPAILTRWGIRSFDLDTPPAAVTGVTVVSSVNRGAADLDLDGGEILFTTGFPALSPAQGLTHGVHGIGDRVAISVTTSPDVVNDVDRYVELLARALGG, from the coding sequence ATGCACCGGATGGCCGCGGCGGACGCGGTGTCGTACTGGATGTCGCAGCGCATCCCGAACGACGAGTTCCTGGTGTATTGCTTTGCCGTCCCGCGCAGTTCGATCGAGGACTGCGCGGCGCGACTCCGGCTGCGGGCGGCGCATGTCGACGATCTGTGCCTCCGGATACGAGATGTCCCGGGCACGGCCGACCGCCCGTACTGGGAATCCGTCCGGCCCGCCGACGACCAGGTCCGCGTGGCCCCGTCGAGCCGCACGTGGTCGTCGTGTCTGACGGAGATCGCCGGGCTCATCGCCCAACCGCTCGATCCCACGCGGGAGGCGTGGCGGGCGCACCTCTTCGGTCCGGTCGTCGACGTCCCGGCGGCGACGGGTCCGGTTGTCGTCGTCGTGCTCCAGGTCTGTCATGCCCTGGGTGACGGGCGTCGGATGTCGCGGATCGCGCGCGACTGGTTCACGGCTCCCGCCACTCCACGACGACCGGTGTCCGAGGTGCGTTCGCCCAACCACGAGATGCTGCTCGACGCCGGTACGGTGCTCGGCGGAGTGCTCCGATTTCCCGGCGAGTTCGTCGCGACAGCGTGGCGTGGGGTTCGCGCGGCGCGTCTCGCCTCGGCATCCGTGCCGGGAACCGCGGGATATGCGCCGACTCGGTTGAACGTCCCTCCCGGACCGCGACGGACCCTGCGTGTGCTGGTCGTCGAGCGTGACCAACTCAGCGGACCCGGAGTGCCGGTCACGGTCGCGGTTCTCACCGCGATCTCGGTGGCGCTCCCGGAATACCTGGGTGACCGGGATCGACGATACGGCGCGGAGCTGACGGTCGGGCGCGGCGGAGAACGTCGAGCGCGCAATCACTTTCGCAACGCGGGGATTGACTTGCACATCGACATCGACGATCTGGGCGAGCGCGCACGACTCATCGGCGCCGAGATCGCCGCCGCACGCGCGGCCGAGGCCGACCCGCTGCGGGCCGCGCAGCGTCGGGCGTCGGAGTCGACACCGGCGATCCTGACCCGATGGGGGATCCGATCCTTCGATCTCGACACCCCGCCGGCGGCGGTCACCGGCGTCACGGTGGTCTCGTCGGTGAACCGCGGGGCCGCCGATCTCGACCTGGATGGAGGCGAGATCCTCTTCACCACAGGGTTTCCCGCGCTGTCGCCGGCTCAGGGATTGACTCACGGCGTACACGGGATCGGCGACCGGGTCGCGATCTCGGTGACCACGAGCCCGGATGTCGTGAACGATGTGGACCGGTACGTGGAACTGCTCGCGCGAGCGCTGGGTGGCTGA
- a CDS encoding acyl-CoA dehydrogenase family protein — protein sequence MTSTVPSTEQTNRPATGTTDERLDEVFAPIFARIAEGAVQREDDRRLAYDEVAWLREAKFGALRVPVEFGGYGASIRQLFRLLIDLAAAESNLPQALRVHWSFVEDQLAALPDEAAQQWLRKVGEGTLVGNAITEPGVGAIDRYQTRLTPDPASTDGSGFRLDGTKYYSTGSLYSDHILVAADQDGERVSVLVDADADGVTQHDDWDGFGQRLTASGTTEFADVEVPADRVLGPGYGGEGRTYATSYLQLVQLSVLAGIAARATDDVVEWVRNRTRTFTHSTADLPRHDPLVQQVIGRLSAAAYTARTLVLDIADELDELALAGWEDAALLDRVEFDVARAQAAVIPAVLDATTQLFEVGGASITSERLRLDRHWRNARVISVHNPLIFKLQAVGDHVLNGTDLPYAWSAGQK from the coding sequence ATGACGTCCACTGTGCCGTCCACCGAGCAAACCAACCGGCCCGCCACCGGAACGACGGACGAGCGTCTCGACGAGGTGTTCGCACCGATCTTCGCCCGGATCGCCGAAGGCGCCGTGCAGCGCGAGGACGACCGCAGGCTTGCATACGACGAGGTCGCGTGGCTACGGGAGGCGAAGTTCGGCGCGTTGCGCGTGCCGGTGGAATTCGGCGGTTATGGCGCGTCGATCCGTCAGCTGTTCCGGTTGCTCATCGACCTGGCCGCCGCGGAGTCCAATCTCCCGCAGGCCCTGCGGGTGCACTGGTCGTTCGTCGAGGACCAGCTCGCCGCCCTCCCGGACGAGGCTGCGCAGCAGTGGTTGCGCAAGGTCGGCGAGGGGACGCTGGTCGGCAACGCGATCACCGAGCCCGGCGTCGGCGCCATCGACCGGTACCAGACGCGCCTCACCCCGGATCCGGCGAGTACCGACGGCAGCGGGTTCCGGCTCGACGGCACCAAGTACTACAGCACCGGCAGCCTCTACTCCGACCACATCCTCGTCGCCGCCGACCAAGACGGTGAGCGGGTCTCGGTACTCGTCGACGCCGACGCCGACGGCGTCACCCAGCACGACGACTGGGACGGCTTCGGCCAGCGCCTGACCGCCAGTGGCACCACCGAATTCGCCGACGTCGAGGTGCCGGCCGATCGGGTGCTCGGCCCGGGTTACGGCGGGGAGGGGCGCACCTACGCGACGTCGTACCTGCAGCTCGTGCAGCTCTCGGTGCTCGCGGGTATCGCGGCACGTGCCACCGACGACGTCGTGGAGTGGGTGCGCAACCGCACGCGCACCTTCACGCACTCGACCGCCGACCTGCCGCGTCATGATCCGTTGGTGCAGCAGGTGATCGGCCGGTTGTCGGCGGCTGCCTACACCGCGCGCACGCTGGTCCTCGACATCGCCGACGAGCTCGACGAGCTCGCCCTCGCCGGCTGGGAGGACGCCGCGCTCCTCGACCGCGTCGAGTTCGATGTCGCCCGTGCCCAGGCCGCCGTCATCCCCGCCGTGCTCGACGCGACCACGCAGCTCTTCGAGGTCGGCGGCGCGTCGATCACCTCCGAGCGTCTGCGCCTGGATCGCCACTGGCGCAACGCCCGGGTGATCTCGGTGCACAACCCGCTGATCTTCAAGCTGCAGGCGGTCGGCGACCACGTGCTCAACGGCACCGACCTGCCGTACGCCTGGAGCGCCGGGCAGAAATAG
- a CDS encoding acetyl-CoA acetyltransferase: MFGMPTTLVDIDPTTPVVVGVGQASERLTDPGYEALGEADLAARAVTAAFADSGGDVAGSIDTIAAIRSFEISSPLSSSPLGRPDNMPRAVGSRIGVDPRRAVQAVTGGQTPQTMLTELAAAIAAGDSEGAVVFGAEVMSTVRHLMSQPEDQRPNFAEEVGGQLEDRGFGLKGIISVAEMRHGLASVLPQYALLENARRHASGLGRDPYIATMGELFAPFTEVAAANPHSAAPTARTADELVTVTPENRIVSDPFTRYIVARDQVNQAAAVVVMSVRAAQAAGIDPAKWVFLHGHSSTVERPVLARPELSSAPAAPAAVRHALQVAGIGLDDISVVDIYSCFPIAVFNVLDGIGMSPDDPRGLTVTGGLPFFGGPGNNYSLHAIAEVVTRVRRSPGDYGLVVANGGVLSKHAAGVYSTTPAPWRPDTSGPVQAELDAVPTVPTIADADGAAVVETYTVIPQKNGRRTGVVIGRLVDPTVPEGLGARFVANLDSDDDELFDLLLTAEDPVGTPIVVRSFDKGNRVALTSAAMNSRHPVVAPAFRDSYEHVEIRRDGRLLEVTINRPDARNALNPAANAELDSIFEAYFADPDLWVAILTGKGDKAFSAGNDLAATAGPAALSVPKNGFAGLTSRRSLPKPVIAAVNGFALGGGCEIAMACHIVVADEDASFGLPEVKVGLAAAAGGLVRLPRMVPPALARDMILTGRRISAAEAAAAGLVSRIAPAGKVLGTARGVAEEILAASPTSVRASIATMEQSDAITDTVDAVHASTSVLDSLVISGDTLEGIMAFVMKRTPNWKGH; encoded by the coding sequence ATGTTTGGTATGCCAACAACGCTCGTTGATATCGATCCGACCACCCCCGTCGTCGTCGGCGTGGGCCAGGCATCGGAACGCCTGACCGATCCCGGATACGAGGCGCTCGGCGAGGCCGACCTCGCCGCCCGGGCGGTGACCGCCGCATTCGCCGACTCCGGAGGCGACGTCGCCGGGTCGATCGACACGATCGCCGCGATCCGCTCGTTCGAGATCTCGAGCCCGTTGTCGTCGTCACCGCTGGGCCGACCGGACAACATGCCGCGCGCGGTCGGCAGCCGGATCGGGGTGGACCCACGCCGCGCCGTGCAGGCCGTGACCGGCGGCCAGACCCCGCAGACGATGCTCACCGAACTCGCGGCGGCCATCGCCGCCGGCGACTCCGAGGGGGCCGTGGTGTTCGGCGCCGAGGTGATGTCGACGGTCCGCCACCTCATGTCACAGCCGGAGGATCAGCGCCCGAACTTCGCCGAGGAGGTCGGCGGGCAACTCGAGGACCGCGGTTTCGGGCTCAAGGGCATCATCTCGGTCGCCGAGATGCGGCACGGCCTCGCGTCGGTGTTGCCGCAGTACGCCCTGCTGGAGAACGCCCGCCGGCACGCCTCCGGCCTGGGCCGCGACCCCTACATCGCCACGATGGGTGAGTTGTTCGCACCGTTCACCGAGGTCGCCGCCGCCAACCCGCACTCGGCCGCCCCGACGGCGCGCACCGCCGACGAACTCGTCACCGTCACCCCCGAGAACCGGATCGTGTCCGATCCGTTCACTCGGTACATCGTGGCGCGCGATCAGGTCAACCAGGCCGCAGCCGTGGTCGTGATGTCGGTGCGGGCCGCGCAGGCCGCCGGCATCGACCCCGCGAAATGGGTGTTCCTGCACGGTCATTCGTCGACGGTGGAACGCCCGGTCCTGGCTCGCCCCGAATTGTCCTCCGCTCCTGCGGCTCCCGCGGCGGTGCGGCATGCGCTGCAGGTCGCCGGGATCGGGCTCGACGACATCTCCGTGGTCGACATCTACAGCTGCTTCCCGATCGCGGTGTTCAACGTCCTCGACGGGATCGGCATGTCGCCCGACGATCCGCGCGGGCTGACCGTGACGGGTGGCCTGCCGTTCTTCGGCGGGCCGGGCAACAACTACTCGCTCCACGCGATCGCCGAAGTCGTCACCCGCGTCCGGCGATCGCCGGGTGACTACGGTCTCGTCGTCGCCAACGGCGGTGTGCTGAGCAAGCATGCCGCGGGTGTCTATTCGACGACGCCGGCACCGTGGCGTCCGGACACCAGCGGTCCGGTCCAGGCCGAGCTCGACGCGGTACCGACCGTTCCCACGATCGCCGACGCCGACGGTGCCGCGGTCGTCGAGACCTACACGGTCATCCCGCAGAAGAACGGCCGCCGCACCGGTGTGGTGATCGGCCGGCTGGTCGATCCGACCGTTCCGGAGGGACTCGGCGCCCGCTTCGTGGCCAATCTCGATTCCGACGACGACGAACTCTTCGACCTCCTCCTCACCGCCGAGGACCCCGTCGGCACGCCGATCGTCGTGCGGTCTTTCGACAAAGGCAATCGGGTGGCCCTGACCTCCGCGGCCATGAACTCCCGGCATCCGGTCGTCGCGCCGGCGTTCCGCGACTCCTACGAGCACGTCGAGATCCGTCGCGACGGTCGGCTGCTCGAGGTGACCATCAACCGGCCCGACGCGCGCAACGCGTTGAACCCCGCCGCGAACGCCGAACTCGACTCGATCTTCGAGGCCTACTTCGCCGATCCCGACCTGTGGGTGGCGATCTTGACGGGCAAGGGCGACAAGGCCTTCTCGGCGGGCAACGATCTCGCGGCGACCGCGGGGCCCGCCGCCCTGTCGGTGCCGAAGAACGGGTTCGCCGGACTCACCTCGCGGCGCAGCCTGCCCAAACCGGTGATCGCGGCGGTCAACGGCTTCGCGCTCGGCGGCGGCTGCGAGATCGCGATGGCCTGTCACATCGTCGTGGCCGACGAGGACGCATCGTTCGGACTGCCCGAGGTGAAGGTGGGTTTGGCGGCCGCCGCGGGCGGTCTGGTCCGCCTGCCGCGGATGGTCCCGCCCGCGCTCGCACGCGACATGATCCTGACCGGGCGTCGGATCTCCGCCGCCGAAGCCGCGGCCGCCGGACTGGTGAGCCGGATCGCCCCCGCCGGAAAGGTTCTCGGGACCGCACGCGGCGTGGCCGAGGAGATCCTGGCCGCCTCTCCGACGTCGGTACGGGCGTCGATCGCCACCATGGAACAGTCCGACGCCATCACCGACACGGTCGACGCCGTCCACGCCAGCACCTCGGTGCTCGACTCGCTCGTGATCAGCGGCGACACCCTCGAAGGGATCATGGCGTTCGTGATGAAGCGGACGCCGAACTGGAAGGGTCACTGA